The Desulfuromonas versatilis genome has a segment encoding these proteins:
- a CDS encoding C-GCAxxG-C-C family protein has protein sequence MPFTAEGNPREIAGQYYDSGLNCAQSVLRATTGRADEELMAITKAFGSGIGGAKCLCGAVNGGVVALAINGRGELAAELVKRFKEKNRVTCCSALTRPFRWGSSEHLANCRALTAETAEIVAALLEK, from the coding sequence TTGCCGTTTACCGCAGAAGGCAATCCACGAGAGATCGCCGGACAATATTACGACTCCGGGCTCAACTGTGCCCAGTCCGTCCTCCGGGCGACCACCGGCCGCGCCGACGAGGAACTGATGGCCATCACCAAGGCCTTCGGCAGCGGAATCGGCGGCGCCAAATGCCTCTGTGGGGCGGTCAACGGGGGGGTGGTCGCCCTGGCAATCAACGGGCGGGGCGAGCTGGCCGCCGAGTTGGTGAAACGCTTCAAGGAGAAAAACCGCGTTACCTGCTGCTCGGCCCTGACCCGTCCCTTTCGCTGGGGTAGCAGCGAGCACCTGGCCAACTGCCGGGCCCTCACCGCCGAAACGGCGGAAATCGTCGCCGCACTGCTTGAGAAATAG
- a CDS encoding MBOAT family O-acyltransferase has product MLFNSPVYIFLFLPLVLAGYFLLLRYRLVLAAKTWLVFASLFFYAYWNPVYLPLIVGSMLVNYGIGTVLGRPEPTGRRTLSKKAVLLGAVGLNLALLGYYKYADFFLVNLNAMAGSEFSLLHLALPLAISFFTFQQIAYLVDSYQGQTQEYDFLNYCLFVTFFPQLIAGPIVHHKEMMPQFERVRGKVLNYRNLATGLFIFALGLFKKVVVADTFAVWASLGFDQLSELSFLGAWTASLSYALQLYFDFSGYTDMAIGSALMFNIVLPLNFNSPYKALNIQDFWRRWHMTLSRWLRDYLYIPLGGNRRGPRRTYVNLFLTFLLGGLWHGAGWTFVAWGALHGAGTAAHKWWQDRGLRLPRWLAWLLTFNFVNFAWVFFRAKSFDDALKVLEGMFGLNGFALPEAFDDYSLSLALVFLAVAVLGRNSLELAKNFAPTWRYAAVTAVLAVWSILSLSRVSEFLYFQF; this is encoded by the coding sequence ATGCTGTTCAATTCCCCGGTCTACATTTTCCTGTTCCTCCCCCTGGTGCTGGCTGGGTATTTCCTGCTGCTGCGCTATCGGCTGGTGCTGGCCGCCAAAACCTGGCTGGTCTTCGCCTCGCTGTTTTTCTACGCCTACTGGAACCCCGTCTACCTGCCGCTGATCGTCGGCTCGATGCTGGTCAACTACGGCATCGGCACGGTGCTCGGCCGCCCCGAGCCCACCGGCCGGCGGACCCTGTCCAAAAAGGCCGTGCTGCTCGGCGCGGTCGGCCTCAACCTGGCGCTGCTCGGCTACTACAAGTACGCCGACTTCTTCCTGGTCAACCTCAACGCCATGGCCGGCAGCGAATTTTCCCTGCTGCACCTGGCGCTGCCCCTGGCCATAAGCTTTTTCACTTTCCAGCAGATCGCCTACCTGGTCGACAGCTACCAGGGGCAGACCCAGGAATACGACTTTCTCAACTACTGCCTGTTCGTCACCTTCTTCCCCCAGCTGATCGCCGGCCCCATCGTCCATCACAAGGAGATGATGCCCCAGTTCGAGCGGGTGCGCGGCAAGGTGCTCAATTACCGCAACCTGGCCACCGGCCTGTTCATCTTCGCCCTGGGGCTGTTCAAAAAGGTGGTGGTCGCCGACACCTTCGCGGTCTGGGCGAGCCTCGGCTTCGACCAGCTCTCCGAGCTGAGCTTTCTCGGGGCCTGGACCGCCTCGCTGAGCTACGCCCTGCAGCTCTACTTCGACTTCAGCGGCTACACCGACATGGCCATCGGCTCGGCCCTGATGTTCAACATCGTGCTGCCGCTCAACTTCAACTCCCCCTACAAGGCACTGAACATCCAGGATTTCTGGCGCCGCTGGCACATGACCCTGAGCCGCTGGCTGCGCGATTACCTCTACATCCCCCTGGGGGGAAACCGGCGCGGGCCGCGCCGCACCTACGTCAACCTGTTTCTCACCTTCCTGCTCGGCGGCCTCTGGCACGGCGCCGGCTGGACCTTCGTCGCCTGGGGCGCGCTGCACGGTGCCGGTACCGCGGCCCACAAGTGGTGGCAGGATCGCGGCCTGCGCCTGCCCCGCTGGCTGGCCTGGCTGCTGACCTTCAACTTCGTCAACTTCGCCTGGGTCTTTTTCCGCGCCAAGAGCTTCGACGACGCCCTCAAGGTGCTCGAAGGGATGTTCGGCCTGAACGGCTTCGCCCTGCCCGAGGCCTTCGACGACTACTCGCTGAGCCTGGCGCTGGTCTTTCTCGCCGTGGCTGTGCTGGGGCGCAACTCCCTGGAACTGGCGAAAAACTTCGCCCCGACCTGGCGCTACGCGGCGGTCACCGCCGTTCTGGCGGTCTGGAGCATCCTCAGCCTCTCGCGGGTGAGCGAGTTTCTCTATTTCCAGTTCTGA
- a CDS encoding sulfurtransferase, which yields MHNKGFVAALALLVTLALGSITTANAALQDYFVSSDWLAKQRSQVTVVDVRVAPLYLLGHVDGALHIDKENFLFTRNGVKSLVPTVAEFEALMDRFGITPDTTVVAYAEDKNPYSARFIWTLRYHGHEKAYVLDGGYEKWSKENRPTAMLPTPVTAGSGYKVLGARDVRAEADYILTRLNNPDTIVWDTRKQSEYEGSEVRADRGGHIPGCLHLDWVNLQKEVDGVLVLKSEAEIREMLNQAGITPEREIIAHCQTGIRSSYATLVLLGLGYNVRNYDGSWIEWANNPNLPVALPKKVAEN from the coding sequence ATGCACAACAAAGGATTCGTCGCCGCCCTGGCCCTGCTGGTCACCCTGGCCCTGGGTTCCATCACCACCGCCAATGCCGCCCTGCAGGATTATTTCGTCTCCAGCGATTGGCTGGCCAAGCAACGCTCCCAGGTCACCGTGGTCGACGTGCGCGTCGCCCCGCTCTACCTGCTGGGCCACGTCGACGGCGCCCTGCACATCGACAAGGAGAATTTCCTCTTCACCCGCAACGGGGTAAAAAGCCTGGTTCCCACCGTCGCCGAGTTCGAGGCGCTGATGGACCGCTTCGGCATCACCCCCGACACCACCGTGGTGGCCTACGCCGAGGACAAAAACCCCTATTCGGCCCGTTTCATCTGGACCCTGCGCTATCACGGTCACGAAAAGGCCTACGTCTTGGACGGTGGCTATGAAAAGTGGAGCAAGGAGAATCGCCCCACCGCCATGCTGCCGACCCCGGTAACCGCCGGCAGCGGCTACAAAGTCCTGGGCGCCAGGGACGTGCGCGCCGAGGCGGACTACATCCTGACCCGGCTCAACAACCCCGACACCATCGTTTGGGATACCCGCAAGCAGTCCGAATACGAGGGGAGCGAGGTCCGCGCCGATCGCGGCGGGCACATCCCGGGTTGCCTGCACCTCGACTGGGTCAACCTGCAGAAAGAGGTCGACGGCGTGCTGGTGCTCAAGAGCGAGGCCGAGATCCGCGAGATGCTGAACCAGGCGGGCATCACCCCCGAGCGCGAGATCATCGCCCATTGCCAGACCGGCATCCGCTCCTCCTACGCCACGCTGGTTCTGCTCGGGCTCGGCTACAACGTCCGCAATTACGACGGGTCGTGGATCGAGTGGGCCAACAACCCCAACCTGCCGGTAGCCCTGCCCAAGAAGGTGGCCGAGAACTGA
- a CDS encoding nucleoside triphosphate pyrophosphohydrolase family protein, which translates to MKHAKIYQATLKKWGAEAQYDQAVEECAELIAVLKHFRRGKVGEQEVVNELADVTLMVGQLTYMFGPGKVEAAIDEKLAKLQQLLEK; encoded by the coding sequence ATGAAACACGCGAAGATTTACCAGGCGACCCTGAAGAAGTGGGGAGCGGAGGCCCAGTACGACCAGGCGGTGGAGGAGTGCGCCGAGCTGATCGCCGTGCTCAAGCATTTTCGGCGCGGCAAGGTCGGCGAGCAGGAGGTGGTCAACGAACTGGCCGACGTGACCCTGATGGTCGGCCAGCTGACCTACATGTTCGGGCCCGGCAAGGTCGAGGCCGCCATCGATGAAAAACTCGCCAAGCTGCAGCAGCTGCTCGAAAAATAG
- a CDS encoding CsbD family protein produces MTNPLWQGQLDRAKGMAREFWGELTGDQKAFLEGRRERMIGRLEAKYGLNREEAEKEAAQWLERQ; encoded by the coding sequence ATGACCAACCCGCTGTGGCAGGGGCAACTGGATCGGGCCAAGGGAATGGCCAGGGAATTCTGGGGCGAACTGACCGGAGATCAGAAAGCCTTTTTGGAAGGGCGCAGGGAGCGGATGATCGGCCGCCTGGAGGCCAAATACGGTCTCAACCGCGAGGAAGCGGAGAAAGAGGCCGCGCAATGGCTCGAGCGCCAGTGA
- a CDS encoding TrmH family RNA methyltransferase, which translates to MKARTKDILLRYGKERQRNLLARPGVHDYVVVLDSLKPGFNIPKVFRSAEALGAREVHLIDIGPFDPAPAKGSFRKVPARFHDNFQGCWDALRAQGYDLFLLDPAGENPLPATALPGKSAFVFGHEEWGFSFDPANYPGLRRLAIPQYGQVQSLNVSIAASIVMYEYVRQHGSR; encoded by the coding sequence ATGAAGGCCAGAACCAAGGACATCCTGCTGCGCTACGGCAAGGAGCGCCAACGCAACCTGTTGGCCCGGCCGGGGGTTCACGACTACGTTGTCGTCCTCGACAGCCTCAAACCGGGGTTCAATATCCCCAAGGTCTTCCGCAGCGCCGAGGCCCTGGGCGCCCGCGAGGTTCACCTGATCGACATCGGCCCCTTCGACCCGGCACCCGCAAAGGGGTCGTTCCGCAAGGTTCCCGCCCGCTTCCACGACAACTTCCAGGGGTGCTGGGATGCGCTGCGGGCCCAGGGCTACGACCTGTTCCTACTCGACCCCGCCGGAGAAAACCCCCTTCCCGCCACCGCCCTGCCTGGCAAAAGCGCCTTCGTCTTCGGCCACGAGGAGTGGGGGTTCAGCTTCGATCCCGCCAACTACCCCGGACTGCGGCGGCTGGCCATCCCGCAGTACGGCCAGGTGCAGAGCCTCAACGTCAGCATCGCCGCCTCCATCGTCATGTACGAGTACGTGCGGCAGCACGGCAGCCGCTGA
- a CDS encoding DMT family transporter produces MPDTIHAAGTRRGILLVSVSAFFWGTVGISTQAIFHQAEISAITVGFYRLAIAFPALALVAWFAIGRAGFNIRAPHLLRMTLIGGMLAGYQVFYFSAIGYVGVSIATLVTLCTSPVLVALASAVFLKERLNRWAWASLASALAGTACLVGFPQGQSEQTQLLVGCALALGSAAGYAAVTLLGKSLGGRYHPALSAAVSFGAGGLALLPLADLGSMGASYPQEVWAGLLYIGLVPSALAYLLFFCGIRYIPATSASILTLIEPLTATVLAWLIFDERLGSLGLLGAVLLFAAIWLLYRSGRGGGQPGGRDAFPMRDEDDPGGAGRGSRSVGERTRKGKRLSKING; encoded by the coding sequence ATGCCTGACACTATTCATGCCGCCGGAACCCGGCGCGGCATTCTGCTCGTATCCGTATCGGCCTTCTTTTGGGGAACGGTCGGCATCAGCACCCAGGCCATATTCCACCAGGCGGAGATTTCCGCGATTACCGTCGGCTTTTATCGTCTCGCCATCGCCTTTCCGGCGCTGGCCCTGGTGGCCTGGTTCGCCATCGGCAGGGCCGGGTTCAACATCCGCGCGCCGCACCTGCTGCGGATGACCCTCATCGGCGGCATGCTCGCCGGCTACCAGGTCTTTTATTTTTCCGCCATCGGGTATGTGGGGGTGAGCATCGCCACCCTGGTGACGCTCTGCACTTCCCCGGTGCTGGTGGCGCTGGCCTCGGCGGTCTTTCTCAAGGAGCGGCTGAACCGCTGGGCCTGGGCCTCCCTGGCCAGCGCCCTGGCGGGGACCGCCTGTCTCGTCGGGTTTCCCCAGGGGCAGAGCGAGCAGACCCAGCTGCTGGTGGGCTGCGCCCTGGCCCTGGGATCGGCGGCCGGCTATGCCGCGGTGACCCTGCTGGGCAAATCGCTGGGCGGCCGCTACCATCCGGCACTGTCCGCGGCGGTGTCTTTCGGGGCGGGGGGGCTTGCCCTGCTGCCCCTTGCCGACCTCGGCAGCATGGGCGCAAGCTACCCGCAGGAAGTCTGGGCGGGGCTGCTGTATATTGGGCTGGTCCCGAGCGCCCTGGCCTACCTGCTGTTTTTCTGCGGCATCCGCTACATCCCCGCCACCTCGGCCTCGATCCTCACCCTGATCGAGCCACTGACGGCGACGGTCCTGGCCTGGCTGATCTTCGACGAGCGGCTCGGCTCCCTGGGGCTGCTCGGTGCGGTCTTGCTGTTCGCCGCGATCTGGCTTCTATATCGCAGCGGCCGGGGAGGCGGGCAGCCCGGAGGGCGGGATGCTTTCCCCATGCGAGACGAGGACGACCCCGGAGGAGCCGGCCGAGGCTCTCGGTCTGTGGGGGAACGGACGCGTAAGGGGAAGCGTCTTTCAAAAATAAATGGATGA
- a CDS encoding DMT family transporter, with protein sequence MFRLIALGILSAAFFSSTFILNRAMSLEGGHWVWSASLRYLYMLAFLGVGCCACGKARALGEVLALFRRHWVFWTLAGTTGFGVFYSLICFSASYAPGWVVATTWQTTILASPLVLLAFGRRVPSRALLFILVIFAGIILVNLDLAETATLKDVVLGGLPVLIAALAYPLGNQMVWEAQRGGQGLIPDIGDPVLANPFARIALLTLGSAPFWLLLILVTRPPAPSADQWLNTALVALLSGVVATGLFLHARHLASDAYQISAIDSTQSSEVVFSLLGEVLFLQGALPGPWGTAGIALTLVGLTFYLRAQYAGS encoded by the coding sequence GTGTTTCGACTCATTGCCCTCGGGATTTTGTCCGCGGCCTTTTTCAGCAGCACCTTCATCCTCAACCGGGCCATGAGCCTCGAAGGCGGGCACTGGGTGTGGTCGGCGAGCCTGCGTTACCTCTATATGCTGGCGTTTCTGGGGGTAGGCTGCTGCGCCTGCGGCAAGGCCAGGGCCCTTGGCGAGGTGCTGGCGCTGTTCCGCCGGCACTGGGTCTTCTGGACCCTGGCGGGGACCACCGGCTTCGGCGTGTTTTATTCCCTGATCTGTTTCAGCGCCTCCTACGCCCCGGGCTGGGTGGTGGCCACCACCTGGCAGACCACCATCCTGGCCTCGCCCCTGGTGCTGCTGGCCTTCGGCCGGAGGGTGCCGTCCCGGGCGCTGTTGTTCATCCTGGTGATTTTCGCCGGCATCATCCTGGTCAATCTCGACCTGGCCGAAACCGCGACCCTGAAGGATGTGGTGCTCGGTGGACTGCCGGTGCTGATCGCCGCCCTGGCTTATCCCCTGGGCAACCAGATGGTCTGGGAGGCGCAGCGCGGCGGGCAGGGCCTGATCCCCGACATCGGTGATCCGGTCCTTGCTAACCCCTTTGCCCGCATCGCGCTGCTCACCCTCGGTTCGGCGCCCTTCTGGCTGCTGCTGATCCTTGTCACCCGGCCTCCCGCGCCCTCAGCGGACCAGTGGCTCAACACCGCCCTGGTGGCGCTGCTCTCCGGTGTGGTGGCCACCGGCCTCTTCCTGCACGCCCGCCACCTGGCATCGGACGCCTACCAGATCTCCGCCATCGATTCGACCCAGTCGAGCGAAGTGGTCTTTTCGCTGCTCGGCGAAGTGCTCTTTTTGCAGGGGGCTCTGCCCGGGCCCTGGGGAACGGCGGGGATCGCGCTGACCCTGGTGGGGTTGACCTTTTACCTGCGGGCCCAGTACGCCGGATCCTGA
- a CDS encoding DUF2845 domain-containing protein — MQKVPWSAVAVVATLCSLSASAWAMRCNGSLVDIGESKPEVLAKCGEPLFQNLVAVETASEPGAQGARSEQVPVEQMVYDQGEGTLLKVLTFKGGRLVAISDGARVSGSSAKPGRFLGSLGDSQAEIYEKYGTPAYKELVRIETTTVFPAGQETGDGALQTTEENVEQWTYDFGPETFLKILTFKAGRLVQVGDGPRQ, encoded by the coding sequence ATGCAAAAGGTTCCCTGGTCGGCCGTCGCCGTTGTGGCGACGCTATGCTCTCTGTCCGCTTCCGCCTGGGCCATGCGCTGCAACGGCAGCCTGGTCGATATCGGGGAGAGCAAACCCGAGGTGCTTGCCAAATGCGGCGAGCCGCTTTTCCAGAACCTGGTCGCCGTCGAGACCGCCAGCGAGCCGGGCGCCCAGGGCGCCCGCTCGGAGCAGGTCCCCGTGGAGCAGATGGTCTACGACCAGGGCGAAGGCACCCTGCTGAAGGTCCTCACCTTCAAGGGGGGCAGGCTGGTCGCCATCAGCGATGGCGCGCGGGTTTCCGGAAGTTCGGCGAAACCCGGGCGGTTTCTGGGTTCGCTGGGGGATTCGCAGGCCGAGATCTATGAAAAATACGGCACGCCCGCCTACAAGGAACTGGTCCGCATCGAAACCACCACTGTCTTTCCCGCCGGACAGGAGACCGGCGACGGGGCGCTGCAAACCACCGAGGAGAACGTGGAGCAGTGGACCTACGATTTCGGGCCGGAGACCTTTCTGAAGATCCTCACCTTCAAGGCCGGCCGGCTGGTCCAGGTCGGGGACGGCCCCAGGCAGTGA
- a CDS encoding glutaminase yields MDYQEILEEIQSEITPFLRQGEVATYIPQLACVPITRFGMAVRTVDGRLFQVGAAAEPFSIQSISKVMSLTLAMTLVGDGLWQRVGREPSGTAFNSLVQLEYENGIPRNPFINAGALVVTDVILSRLRDAKGTVRDFVRELSGNPAIDFDPEVVRSEKGHGHRNAALAHFIKSFGNLENPAEEVLDAYFHHCSLAMSCADLAEAFLYLANGGFSPATERQVTTPSQAKYINSLMLTCGVYDAAGDFAYRVGLPGKSGVGGGIAAVMPQRFAVCVWSPGLNPYGNSLAGTKALELFTTKTGISIF; encoded by the coding sequence GTGGATTACCAGGAGATTCTCGAGGAAATCCAGTCCGAAATCACCCCGTTTCTGCGCCAGGGGGAGGTGGCGACCTATATCCCCCAGCTCGCCTGCGTACCCATCACCAGGTTCGGCATGGCGGTGCGCACCGTCGACGGCCGGCTTTTCCAGGTGGGCGCCGCCGCCGAACCTTTCTCCATCCAGAGCATCTCCAAGGTCATGAGCCTGACCCTGGCCATGACCCTGGTGGGCGACGGGCTCTGGCAGCGGGTGGGGCGCGAACCCTCCGGGACGGCCTTCAACTCCCTGGTGCAGCTCGAGTACGAAAACGGCATTCCGCGCAACCCCTTCATCAACGCCGGTGCGTTGGTGGTCACCGACGTCATCCTCTCGCGCCTGCGCGATGCCAAGGGGACCGTGCGTGATTTCGTCCGCGAGCTTTCCGGCAACCCCGCCATCGATTTCGACCCCGAGGTGGTCCGCTCCGAGAAGGGACACGGCCACCGCAACGCCGCCCTGGCCCATTTCATCAAGAGCTTCGGCAATCTCGAGAACCCGGCCGAGGAGGTCCTGGACGCCTATTTCCACCATTGCTCACTGGCCATGAGCTGCGCCGATCTCGCGGAAGCCTTTCTCTACCTGGCCAACGGCGGCTTCTCCCCGGCGACGGAGCGCCAGGTGACAACCCCCAGCCAGGCAAAATACATCAACTCGCTGATGCTGACCTGCGGGGTCTACGACGCGGCCGGGGATTTCGCCTACCGGGTCGGGCTGCCGGGCAAGAGCGGCGTCGGCGGCGGGATCGCCGCGGTGATGCCGCAGCGTTTCGCGGTCTGCGTCTGGTCGCCCGGGCTCAACCCCTACGGGAATTCCCTGGCGGGGACCAAGGCCCTGGAGCTGTTTACCACCAAGACCGGAATTTCCATCTTTTAG
- a CDS encoding OsmC family protein, whose amino-acid sequence MTGTFGGALEARQIDASNGKLSAEVRGEIGKEKNVLVIRRIHVVYRLKAPASARETVERVHEVHQKSCPVYMSLYKGIDITTECRMED is encoded by the coding sequence CTGACCGGCACCTTCGGAGGCGCGCTGGAGGCGCGTCAAATAGATGCATCGAATGGCAAGCTGAGCGCCGAGGTCCGGGGGGAAATCGGCAAAGAGAAAAACGTCCTGGTGATCCGCCGCATTCACGTCGTCTACCGGCTCAAGGCCCCGGCCTCGGCCAGGGAGACCGTCGAGCGGGTCCACGAGGTTCATCAAAAAAGCTGCCCGGTCTATATGTCGCTCTACAAGGGGATCGACATCACCACCGAGTGTCGGATGGAAGACTGA
- a CDS encoding FRG domain-containing protein → MNNEIRVESWNQLQEELFADSWSERLGRFRSRNAFRGLSDAGYPLLTTLIRMGGDFVTVERHILRNFKKYAHRNVVERDSLWHWLSVAQHFGLPTRLLDWTYSPLVAMHFATANIEKFSTDGVIWAVNYVQAHQLLPTALGNRLAQEGANVFTVEMLDQAVTSLDVLDALAQDDSLLFFEPPSMEDRIVNQFAFFSIMSDPRRGVDAWLARHPEIWRKIIIPAELKWEVRDKLDQSNITERVLFPGLDGLSKWLTRHYSPKR, encoded by the coding sequence ATGAACAACGAAATCCGCGTCGAAAGCTGGAACCAGCTGCAGGAGGAGTTGTTTGCCGACTCCTGGAGCGAGCGGCTCGGGCGCTTTCGCTCGCGCAATGCCTTTCGCGGGCTCTCCGACGCGGGGTATCCGCTGCTGACCACCCTGATCCGCATGGGCGGGGATTTCGTGACGGTGGAGCGGCACATCCTGCGCAACTTCAAGAAATACGCCCACCGCAACGTGGTCGAGCGCGACTCGTTGTGGCACTGGCTGTCGGTGGCCCAGCACTTCGGCCTGCCGACCCGGCTGCTCGACTGGACCTACTCGCCGCTGGTGGCGATGCATTTCGCCACCGCCAACATCGAGAAGTTTTCCACCGACGGCGTCATCTGGGCGGTCAACTACGTGCAGGCCCACCAGCTGCTTCCCACCGCCCTGGGCAACCGCCTGGCCCAGGAGGGGGCCAACGTGTTCACCGTGGAGATGCTCGACCAGGCGGTGACCTCGCTGGATGTCCTGGACGCCCTGGCGCAGGACGATTCTCTGCTGTTCTTCGAGCCTCCCTCCATGGAGGATCGCATCGTCAACCAGTTCGCCTTTTTCTCCATCATGTCCGACCCGCGGCGGGGGGTGGACGCCTGGCTGGCCAGGCATCCGGAGATCTGGCGCAAGATCATCATCCCCGCCGAGCTCAAGTGGGAGGTGCGCGACAAGCTCGACCAGTCGAACATCACCGAGCGGGTGCTGTTCCCCGGCCTGGACGGGCTCAGCAAGTGGCTGACCCGGCACTACAGCCCCAAGCGCTAG
- a CDS encoding GNAT family N-acetyltransferase, translated as MSTSITIRDIRAEEFAAFGGLLVRVYSQLEGFPSVEEQPEYYELLANVGRFAERPSTRVLVALSAEGLLLGGVVYFADMGQYGSGGTATAMQNASGIRLLGVDPEARGLGVGKALTNACIELARQHRHRQVILHTTKAMQVAWKMYEKMGFRRSEDLDFTQQDLPVFGFRLEL; from the coding sequence ATGAGCACTTCCATCACCATCCGCGACATCCGTGCCGAGGAGTTCGCTGCCTTCGGCGGCCTGCTGGTCCGGGTCTACTCGCAGCTGGAGGGCTTCCCCAGCGTCGAGGAGCAGCCCGAGTACTACGAGCTGCTGGCCAACGTCGGGCGCTTTGCCGAGCGCCCTTCCACCCGGGTGCTGGTCGCCCTCTCCGCCGAGGGGCTGCTGCTGGGCGGGGTGGTCTATTTTGCCGATATGGGGCAGTACGGTTCGGGCGGCACCGCGACGGCCATGCAAAACGCCTCGGGCATCCGCCTGCTGGGGGTCGACCCCGAGGCGCGGGGGCTGGGGGTGGGCAAGGCCCTGACCAACGCCTGCATCGAGCTCGCCCGGCAGCACCGACATCGCCAGGTGATCCTGCACACCACCAAAGCGATGCAGGTTGCCTGGAAAATGTATGAAAAGATGGGCTTTCGCCGTTCCGAGGATCTCGATTTCACCCAGCAGGATCTCCCCGTTTTCGGTTTTCGCCTCGAGCTGTAA
- a CDS encoding potassium channel family protein, which produces MKSLAAELAYFFRGRARQNLKVLLLYCAFLAGMILIYATLFRFLMWNLEGREFTFIAGVYWTITVMTTLGFGDITFHSDPGYIFAAVVTVSGVVFLLIILPFGLISLFLAPWIEHRLRYHPTLELPEETSGHVVIFGLDPITRTLIRKLQTRNIPFVVVTGAYETALRLEEEEGFRVVCGAPTDQKVLQGVRVGSARYLIANLSDPENANLCLTIRSFCKTPIACVVNEPEHAELLRLSGANQVIPLHKILGRYLATRATTRGALAHVIDSFGSLQIAEIPVHGTPFVGQTLEQAAIRQRTGLSVIGVWERGAFTTPSRETLLNPGALMVMAGTREQLEALEALTGEQSAEDLVFILGHGRIGCAAASFLDRKPVPFILVDQQANPDCAEHIPVIGDATGRGLLKQAGIEKAKGLIVTTNDDSTNIFLTLASRHSNPNIRIVARANREENVDQLYAAGADFVVSNASVGANILTNILESKESVFLTEGINVFRRPLPTALAGRTISDSRIRPQTGCSIVALELGEGEEPLIVPPPETLLEKGMGLILIGSPDQEAKFNQAFFRD; this is translated from the coding sequence ATGAAATCCCTGGCGGCGGAACTGGCCTATTTCTTTCGCGGGCGGGCCAGGCAGAACCTGAAGGTCCTGCTGCTCTACTGCGCGTTTCTGGCGGGGATGATCCTGATCTACGCCACCCTGTTCCGGTTTCTGATGTGGAACCTGGAGGGGCGCGAGTTTACTTTCATCGCCGGGGTCTACTGGACCATCACGGTGATGACCACCCTGGGGTTCGGGGACATCACCTTCCACAGCGATCCCGGCTACATTTTCGCCGCGGTGGTCACGGTCTCGGGGGTGGTCTTCCTGCTGATCATCCTCCCCTTCGGGCTGATCAGCCTGTTCCTGGCTCCCTGGATCGAGCACCGGCTGCGCTACCACCCTACCCTAGAACTGCCGGAGGAGACCTCGGGCCACGTGGTCATCTTCGGCCTCGACCCGATCACCCGCACCCTCATCCGCAAGCTGCAGACCCGCAACATCCCCTTCGTGGTGGTCACCGGAGCCTACGAGACGGCGCTGCGCCTGGAGGAGGAGGAAGGCTTCCGGGTGGTGTGCGGGGCGCCCACCGACCAGAAGGTGCTGCAGGGGGTACGGGTCGGCTCGGCCCGCTATCTCATCGCCAACCTCAGCGACCCCGAAAACGCCAACCTCTGCCTGACCATCCGCTCCTTCTGCAAGACGCCCATCGCCTGCGTGGTCAACGAGCCCGAGCACGCCGAGCTGCTGCGCCTCTCCGGCGCCAACCAGGTCATCCCCCTGCACAAGATCCTCGGCCGCTACCTGGCGACCCGGGCCACCACCCGGGGAGCGCTGGCCCACGTCATCGACTCCTTCGGCAGCCTGCAGATCGCCGAAATCCCAGTGCACGGCACCCCCTTCGTCGGCCAGACCCTCGAACAGGCCGCGATCCGCCAGCGCACCGGGCTCTCGGTGATCGGGGTCTGGGAGCGCGGCGCCTTCACCACCCCCTCGCGCGAGACCCTGCTCAACCCGGGAGCCCTGATGGTGATGGCCGGCACCCGCGAGCAGCTCGAAGCCCTGGAAGCACTCACCGGCGAGCAGAGCGCGGAGGACCTGGTCTTCATCCTCGGCCACGGGCGCATCGGCTGCGCCGCGGCCAGCTTTCTGGACCGCAAGCCGGTCCCCTTCATCCTCGTGGATCAGCAGGCCAACCCCGACTGCGCCGAGCACATCCCGGTTATCGGCGACGCCACCGGCCGCGGCCTGCTGAAGCAGGCCGGCATCGAAAAAGCCAAGGGCCTGATCGTCACCACCAACGACGACAGCACCAACATCTTTCTCACCCTGGCCAGCCGCCACAGCAACCCCAACATCCGCATCGTCGCCCGGGCCAACCGCGAGGAGAACGTCGACCAGCTCTACGCGGCGGGGGCCGATTTCGTGGTCTCCAACGCCTCGGTGGGGGCCAACATCCTGACCAACATTCTCGAGTCCAAGGAGTCGGTCTTTCTCACCGAGGGGATCAACGTCTTTCGGCGCCCGCTGCCCACCGCCCTGGCCGGCAGGACTATTTCCGATTCGCGCATCCGCCCCCAGACCGGCTGCTCCATCGTCGCCCTGGAACTCGGCGAGGGGGAAGAGCCGCTGATCGTGCCGCCGCCCGAAACCCTCCTCGAGAAGGGGATGGGGCTGATCCTCATCGGCAGCCCCGACCAGGAGGCGAAGTTCAACCAGGCCTTTTTCAGGGATTGA